In Girardinichthys multiradiatus isolate DD_20200921_A chromosome 10, DD_fGirMul_XY1, whole genome shotgun sequence, the sequence taaaaaaaagaaatgtattatttttttgcatggGAAAGCGAGATCCAGTGTGAAACACGTGTTGAGAATGGAACAGGTAAAGCATTCTGgtgaaagtaaaacaaacataTCATGGTGATTTAAgttaatgcttttttattttattattatttgttttttacactccctttttttttaatcaggtaGCTACTCTAGCTGGAAatacatgttctattgtctaCTCCTCCACCTCTATTTCCAGTAGAATTAATTTTTGGCTTCTGCGTAAATTACATTCTATTAAGGTTTAAGtgtatataaaattattttctcataAACCTAATTGAAGATTCTAAGATTGAAACCTGCTTTGGTCTTGGCCCCTGTGGCTTCAGTATCCAGCATCCAACTAATCTGCATTTAAGAGATACTAATTGATCATAAGCCTTAAACAGAACATGATTTCAACTATCCCTGTAACAATCTGTCACTTCTAACtttcttaaacattttaaaggaaaacaCAGGAAATGTAATTTGACACAAGTGGTGATAATGTGAGGCCAGCCCTGCTCTTGTTAGCTGACATCAAAAGACAGGAGGACTCTTTTGCAAGCATTAATTGGATTTAATGTCATGATGATTAAAGAGGGTAGGAGAAAAAGAGGATAGTAACCACAGTAACTAGATGGCATCTAACACTGATGACCCTGAACACTTTCTACTAGATCTGTAACTTTTCTCTTTAGGGTTTCATTGCTGTTTTCTTCTTGGTAAACCAGTGAAAAAAATTTACAACAaaccataaaatgttttcatcaatTCAAATGTAAGTAATAATTTGGGTACAAAATCACATTTCATGTACAGTACATCCAACATCCAACAACAAAACTAAATTTAGTCACTGCACAGAAAGGCACATCAAAATTAGTGGCCAGTTTTTTTGTCCAATAGTAAAGGTCTAATTTGCACATCAGTGTTTTAGTAATTCTATCAGGTAAAAACTTTGATTGTTAATTATTTGGCAATAGGTGTGGTGTTTTATGTGACTTGACTATCATGTGTGAGTAACACATGCTCTCTCCTAACACTCTCTACAGGGACTGGATTCATGCATTGAGCTCACACCCTGCCCCATAAATTACTCACTAAAATGCAGCTTAGCCAGTGATCAAGCTGCGAGGGGCCTTGATCACGCACTCGGACATCAGGCCTGCCCTACTGTTAAAACGCTGCATCTGGAGGTGATGTCAAAGAGCATGAGTGTGGGAAGAATCAACCGTTACAGTATTGTTTCGTCGGAGGAAGAGGGCCTCCGCCTCACTACCATGCATGGCATGAATGGCTTTGGGAATGGCAAGATCCACACACGCCGCAAGTGCCGCAACCGCTTTGTGAAAAAGAATGGCCAGTGCAACGTGCAGTTTGCCAATATGGACGACAAGTCACGACGTTACATGGCTGACATGTTCACCACATGTGTTGATATCCGCTGGCGATGGATGCTAATAGTCTTCAGTCTTGTGTTTGTTATATCGTGGCTGGCTTTTGGGTTGGCTTTTTGGCTCATTGCTTTGCTACACGGAGATCTGGATAACCCAGCTGGAGACGACAACTTCACCCCCTGCGTACTACAGGTGAATGGATTTGTGGCTGCGTTTCTGTTCTCCATTGAAACACAGTCAACCATAGGGTATGGTTACCGCTGTGTGACTGAGGAGTGCCCAGTGGCAGTCTTTATGGTGGTTTTCCAGTCAATAGTTGGCTGCATCATTGACTGCTTCATGATAGGTGCTATCATGGCTAAAATGGCAAGGCCTAAGAAGCGGGCGCAAACACTCTTGTTTAGCCACAATGCGATCATTGCCATGCGGGATGGAAAGTTATGTCTTATGTGGAGAGTGGGAAACCTTCGCAAGAGTCACATTGTAGAGGCTCATGTCAGAGCA encodes:
- the LOC124875479 gene encoding ATP-sensitive inward rectifier potassium channel 12: MSKSMSVGRINRYSIVSSEEEGLRLTTMHGMNGFGNGKIHTRRKCRNRFVKKNGQCNVQFANMDDKSRRYMADMFTTCVDIRWRWMLIVFSLVFVISWLAFGLAFWLIALLHGDLDNPAGDDNFTPCVLQVNGFVAAFLFSIETQSTIGYGYRCVTEECPVAVFMVVFQSIVGCIIDCFMIGAIMAKMARPKKRAQTLLFSHNAIIAMRDGKLCLMWRVGNLRKSHIVEAHVRAQLIKPRITDEGEYIPLDQIDINVGFDKGLDRIFLVSPITILHEIDEESPLFGISKQDLETADFEIVVILEGMVEATAMTTQARSSYLASEILWGHRFEPVLFEEKNLYKVDYSHFHKTYEVPSTPRCSAKDMVENKFLVPSSNTFCYENELAFLNRDEEEEEDLGGGSRGLANLSPDRNSRHEFERLQATRALDQRSYRRESEI